A region of the Salvia splendens isolate huo1 chromosome 11, SspV2, whole genome shotgun sequence genome:
cAATCAAACTTTAATGTCATTTATAGCATCTCTTTAATCATGATCAATTAACTAACATTCATCATGCTCAATAATTAAATGCAATATAACAAGACCACTTTGGTGATTAACAAGTcatatatcatttaaatattgAAATCTTTAATGGGTAGAaaacattatttttattatttcataaaACAATACCCAACACATAAGCGGAAGCAAATTTAACCAAAATCGAAAATTAATAccatttaaatttcaattttgaaaaacaCATAAATGGTGAATTAGCCAAATCtagattggctctgataccatctgtTAGCCATTCTTTACTGATCTCTATACTGAAATCACATTCTAGATTTGAATTAGTTCAACCATATTAACACACTATAAAGAGGGGATAAAatcaccaacctccatccatgctTATTAATTTGATGTAGGGTTGGATCCACTATTTGATGTTTCCCCTTAAGCTGCTATTGATGTTTATCCTCTCCTTGACCTCAGACCTTCAATGACTCTTTTAATGGACAAAGAATCAAaactttgtatataatgtgtatatatatatattgtgacTTTTCTGTGTGTATAACACGAATTTGATTGATTCTTAATGCTGAAACCATCGCACATATTTATACACGTTCAAACGACGTGAATGAAGAATCATATCGTTTCATTTAACCAAAGATACGTTGATTGCTATAAAGAGAATTGCATTTCCTCTTATATAAGAAATCAACTTCCTTATCATTACGGTTATAAATGCATTACACccaaatttatatatatgtacattGAATATTACAACCGTTGCTAATTAGATAAAATAGAAGTGATAACTTCTTTATCATTAACAACTGACACCTTTTCCATTTCTTTTAATTCTCGGTGCCAcatgtatacatatataaacCATCATTTATGCATACAATCTccaatatacatacatatatattaggctttatatatatatatacacaaataTATATCAATAACAAGGTAAGAAaggagggttatcaatacacccgattctaattctttaatcgaaaccgatccatcacggtGTCGTCTTTAATATTAGAATCCCATTGACACATTTGAACTTGATctttaatattaaaccaatCTTTACATAGGTCACATATAAGAATAAATATTCCTACAGGGTGTTGACACTagttaaaataaactaaaaggTAACAAATGTTGCTCAAGAGTTTGACTCTTGTTTCTTTTTGTTATGTTTGGAATGTCTATTTATATTGTCATGGGTTGAATTAAAAATTGGTAAAAgtgaatatattaattataaaacttttACTTGATTCATTTAATGTATTGATATTCTAAAATTAGTATGAATAATTACTTGAGTCGTGCGTCACAAGGGGTTGAAGCTTGTGggagaaaatgaaaagaaagtcATTTATGCAAATTTTAGATTTGTGGTGATATTTTTTCTACTTCAGGTCCCTAAAATGTGCAATGTGTATTCTTTTTAttgaaatactactattttCTCTATTGGTATACTTTATCTCCACTTACTATTTAACAATTCCATAAAAATTTAATGGTCAATCATGTTGGAATTCCAAAAATGTTGGGCTACACGGTTAGACATAAGTCACTAGATTTTTTAGAAAGCTACCCGACCGAGTGAGCTTAACAGCCTTTGCATTGCGTGCAAGGTAGAACTCACTAGAGCTCTCTCAATGTAACCCGACCGAGTGGGCTTAACGGCCTTTGAATAGCCCGCAAGGTACAACTCACTAGAGCTATGTTGTTTTGCCCTTTCCATCCCTTTTTATTTATAGCTCAACAAACTTGTCATTTAACCAAttagtatatatttttcaattttattggtggccttttcatttttttatagagTACTTACTAAAATTCGTGTTTATCAtcaatattcattttttaatttaatgtcAACCAAACATCGATTTCAACGTAACTCATCTTTTGAAATTTGATTAAGGGTATTTTAGAAAAAATAGGGATTTTTCTCAGTATATAAGACGCAGTAGCAAGCCACCACCTCAACCACACAGAAACTGGGCTttggtttctctctccaaatttcaaatttacatTTCTAAgcgggaagtgaagcaagaacACCTGCCTCTTATGGCGGAAGGCAAGAAGAAGCCGGCCATGAGTCTCAATCAGCTCCACAATCGATTTCTATCCGCCTCTCAAGCTAGACCCAAACAAAGACCTGGTACATCTTCTCCCAATTTTAAGCATCTACCGCTAAATTAATTACTCCTGCGCTCACGCATACTCTCCTGTTTCCGTTCGTGGTTTCATTTTGAAAACTGCAGTTGATCATACTAGTGCCTTACCAACGGGGAAGCCCGCCCACGCACTTGATGATGCCCCGCGCTTTGATTTTGgttctccttctcctcctcctcctcctcctaccCAAGGTTTTTACCTAGAATCtagttttttctttctattatttttgtgaggaTTAACGATTAACGATTCATCTCCCCGGCTATTTTCAGGCTTTGATGATTTCGATTCGCCTTCTCCCACCTATGGTATTACTTGAATTCGAGTACTATTTTTTGTTGCCGTTTACTACAAAAACTATGAAATTTCAAAAGTATTTTTATCAAGTACTCTGGATAATTTCAATACATCTTCTGAATTGGTCTAAATTAAAGAACTAGAGATAACGATGATGGGATGCGAGTGTTatactactactccctccgttccactcaagatgtccactttctatatttggattCAAATTCCTCTTTCCCCtctccttattaaaatattcaatcaccTTTTCACTCTACTTTACTTAACTACTCcacctaaaatcccgtgtcattcaagaatgtggacatcttgaatgggacgaatgaagtattatTTATGGTTCCCCTTCCCATGAAGTATGGTGTATACTGTTTATGGTTTATTTGTCCAGATATATTGATACTTTTCTGAATATTCTGAACATTGTTAAAGCCTCCAAACCACCTGAAAGTTGCAAGACAACTGAAGAAGAGGAAAGTTCTTTTAAGAGGAATTCTGCTACTTCTGACTCAGGTGAACATAATACTGATCTTCCAAGGcaaataatttgtatttttcttAGAGTTTGATGAGTCATTTTGTGATTTTCCCTGTGTCTACTAATTTTCTGTCATTCTAACACGATCCTGTCAATGATCATGCAGTTGGTGTGGATCTCAACAATATCGAGCTGGAGAGTAGTAAAATACCTGCAGAAGCTAATGCTGGGGAGGGCAAATCTTTGTTATCTAGTGTAACTGATAATTCCGATTTTCCACGTATTATTAATCTTCTTGAACCAACCATATTGATTATCTTAGTAAGCATTTTCTGCAATTTATTTCACTCACTTGATATGTGGATTCAACAGGAGAAGAGAAGCAAAAGAAGGTTAGAATGGAAGGCAGACGTCGCCTCTGCAAAATTTCTGAGAACAATGAATACACCACTAATGCTGGAGAAAATGCTATTAGTGCTCAAGAACCAAATGTTGAAGATATTTGGGATTTCGACTCACCATTGCCAGCGAAGAAAACATGCGAGAGTAGTGGAAATGAAATCATGGATATACTGAATGATTTGAGCTCCAAACTTGAGATCCTCTCCATTGAGAAGAAAAAGATTCCCAAGAAAGTAGATATCATGGATGATTTTCAGGGCtcattgaaaattaaattacatgATGTAACCATCAAAGAGGGGTTCCATGATTACAAGGCTGATGTTTCATCACATGTACCACACTCTTATTCCCAAGATGAAACAGCTGGGACAAAAGGTGCTGGTAATTTCAACAATAAATATCAGAAGAACAAAACTAGTGGTGCTGATGCAGTGGTTGAGAGCTACGTTGGTAAGCCCAGCAGAAACATGGATAAGTATGAAAAGCTAATAAATATTGAACCAGCGAGGGAACATGCAAAGACAGGGTCAACTAAAGAATTCCAAGATTACAGCTACagaaatgaagatgaagattATGTGTCTTTTAGTAAACGACCTCCCTATAAAATGGATAAGTATGAAAGGCTAATAAATATTGAACCAGCGAGGGTACATGCAAAGTCAAGGTCAACTAAAGAATTTCAAGATTATAGTTACcaaaatgaagatgaagattATGTGGCTTTGAGTAAACGACCCCCCTATAAAAAACCGGATGGTCAAACAAAGTTTATTGAGGTGTCTGATGAAGAATCTGATGATAGGCACTATGAGCTCCAATATGTACTTCAGGTTATCTTTCTTGTGAATTCTGTATACAACGAAAGGCATGTAAAGTGCATACATTTGACATGAATGGATTATTTATTACTTTTGGATTAacaattttatgttttgttaACCAAAGGACAAAGGTATTCTTCTCACAACATATGATATAGTGCGGAACAACACAAAATCCCTATGTGGAGATCACCGTTACAATGTGgatggtgaagaagatgaattGACATGGGATTATATTAtgttttagaattaatattaaatatctgtttatattattttggaattgatatagatcagataataaatttattaattggattaatggattaatgagcaagaatttgttaatattattattttggaataataaataatatatgtgtGCTTGATGATGATTTGGAATTATCACttgatttacaaatttattaatttagaattaatatagattggattaatttcgttaattagattaacaaattgggacatagttatcatctggaaatgataatatatactccacaacacaatattaatttggaattaatattaaatatatataattatattaatttagaattaatataattaaatccacatttaattagagaataaaatttgattttatttgttgagcattatttgatatcttatgtgataagcatgctatttgattttatgcttatttttttaactatagtagttagagaccgttttattgtctgggtaggcggcgcccagtatgtgcAGTCCGTGTTAtattatgtctgggtaggcggcgcccattatgtgtagtccgtgttatactatgtctgggtaggcggcgcccagtaattgtttgaagtttaatattggatattatattcacagaactagtatcacacttttccccacaaaatataagtcttgttttgaaacaaacgcgtcgtccatcacaattgtttgatgttcctagTCTTTTCGACCGCGAGTTTTACGCCCtcgcgtttactctaaatctacaaggtttaggctcattcatagatgcatggttggcatcgtgtgatggggttgacttgcttaaattattttgagtagccctcgcaaccagaataatttatggacgtatattaattagattaataaaccaagaattgtaaaattgttgttacaattggcttggaggcctacctggtgatattattgtagtcatcagccctcgcagaggctgcaataatataaacttggatcttggaccactaaaatttatattagatataaattcgtattttatgtttgggggacataatatatgttaaaattagtggaagctaatcaatacaataaacccttgtttgattagtgatgcgattgtgatctttgtatgcttttctaatttgcttttcgttttattttctgttcagataatatgtcaaacttatcttatgagtgtatgatggaaacaaacaaattgactaggtcaaatttcacggagtggcagagagactgcccaaaactcaaggcacaaggtgcaatgagtgggagctcagctatgtttgtcattgagataaatatgtctatgaataactcacaatcctgagtattggataccgcttgtggtttacacatttgtaataatgtgcaaggtttaattgacagcaggaaagtgaggcctggggaagtatacctacgtgttggaaatggagcaaatgttgctgccgaacgcgtgggaacttatagattagatcttccctcaggacatagattagatttacataattgttatttcgttccagttatttcaaagaatattatttccattccgatgttggacatcgaaggtttttccttccattttgcaaacagcaggtgctcgttttctaataatggattgtttaatggaaatgcctctttagagaatggattatatatgcttgaatgcaaacgggatattctcaatgtgcaaaataaaagacttaagctatgtaatacggataatgctacttatctttggcattgtagacttggtcatatcaatgagaaaaggatagcgagatagagaaagttagactatctaaattcatttgattttgaatcatatggtgcttgtgaattctgtctcaaaggaaagatgactaataagccactttctgggaaaggggtgcgtgctaatgatgtgctagagttgatccacacagatgtgtgcggaccatttccaactcaagcaaaagatggttattcgtacttcattactttcactgatgatttgacaaggtatggatatgtgtatcttatgaaacacaaatctgaggcctttgagaaatttatagagtttaagtgtgaagttgagaaacaacttgggaaaagtataaaaactcttcgatcagatcgaggaggggaatacttgagccgagaatttcttgattacttgaaatcgcatggaattcagttggactggacacctcctggtacaccacaaatgaatggagtatctgaaaggagaaaccgaacattattagatatggttcgatccatgatgagtttagctagtcttcctttatttctctggggtcatgctttattgactgctatttacattctgaatagagttccatctaaatcagttgagaaaacaccatatgagttatggtatggcaaaaagccttgtcttaactatatgcggacctggggttgtccagcttttgttaagaaacaaatgactgataagttggaatctaaaagtgagaagtgttactttgtgggatatcctaaacaaactaggggatacgatttctactgtcctgaaaatcacaaggtgataacatcaaggaatgtgacgttccttgaagacaattatgtctgcaaggaacaaggtcaaaatacagtagatcttgaagaaattcaagaaccacaagttaacaatgaggatgaagtattatccactggattggacaataacttagtgggagtttttgatgatctattgggaggggaaattaCTCTTAGAGAGGACCTTAGAGAGACTCTCGAAGGACCACCTCAaaacaatgagatgcatcaaagacaagatgatacaatagttgcatcacctctacctcaagaagatcatagtgatattcctgaaccttctcacaatcagaatgaacagcccgagccagaagaaaaccaactcaataggcctagaaggattcgtcgtgcacctgagagactgaatctaatggttgagaaccaagatgatgaagttgatttagatgatgatgaccctaagacctataccgaggcggtgtcagacaccgatcgagagaagtggcttgaagccttgatatctgaaatggactcgatgtacttcaacttagtctgggaactagttgacttgccagatggggtttaccccataggttgcaaatggatcttcaaaaagaagagagatgcagatggcaaagtacaaacctacaaggctaggttagtggcaaagggttatagtcagcgcgaaggcattgactatgatgaaaccttttcgcccgttgctaagatcaagtccattcggatattacttgcaattgctgcatactacaacttcgacatttggcaaatggatgtcaaaaccgcatttctcaatggagaattagaaggtgatgtctatatgacacagcctgaaggttttgtatcgaaagaaaggccgaatgcagtgtgcaagctaaagaagtccatctatggacttaagcaagcttcgaggagttggaatatttgttttgacagaacaatcaaatcgtttggttttgtcagaagcaaagaggacccatgtgtttatagtaaacgcgagaatggaaacgttgtcttcctcatcatatatgttgatgacatcttgattatgggaagcaatcgttccatgatgcaatccgtgaaagaatggttgtctagttcctttatgatgaaggatctgggtgatgcttcctacatccttggaatcaagatctatcgagatagaccaaataggatgttaggattatcacaatccacttacatagataagttgctaaggcgcttctcaatggagaattctaagaaaggttttcttcctatgggacatggcattgtattgtcgaagaaggattgtccttctaatgacaaagaaagagacaacatgaaaaggatcccgtatgcttcggctataggatctattatgtatgccatgatttctactaggccagatgtggcctatgcgcttagcatgacaggcagatttcagcaaaatcccggtgaggaacattggaaaactgttaagactattcttaagtaccttagaaggactaaagaatatttcttagtctatggtggacaaccagagttatcagttattgggtacactgatgctagtttccaaacagaccatgacgactataagtctcagtctggatatgtttttgtcctcaatggtggagcagtgagttggaatagttccaaacaaggtacaactgccgattccaccaccgaagccgagtatattgctgcatctgaagctgccaaagaagctgttgctttgttagagttcgttaaagaactgggtgtcattccgagtgccaatagtgcaatacctttgtattgtgacaacactggtgctgttgcgcaagcaaaagaacccagagctacgaacaggaacaagcatgttcccagaagatatcatctgatcagagaaataattgaaagaggcgacataaaattagaaagagtacccactgatgataatttggctgatcctttcaccaaaccgttatgtatagcaaaacacaacaagcactttgagagcttaggtgttaagcatcttggtagatggctttgaattagtgggagttacagttttatatgtcttagaaacattttgtgtagagacaatattacttgatcacattatatgaaaatttcattttctatgggttttgtgcacttattggaataattgtgttaaatgtttgattttattctaaatatttgttcccttgaattatgactgtcgttaatggtgtgagacattaatgatatagtataattctaaaatagccctaaccaatgatcatcaagaatgggatattgatgatatgttataggttagcatgaggtttgcatcacattcttcgagaatgtagttgttctcacaactatgagatattagatactcgtgatggacacatggtatactttggagagtattggtataccctactcttaaactgttttgttaggtgtctacagtttattagtgcatgaagtatgtaatagtccttggatctgaggtcattacacattttgtttgttgagtggtgtgctttgatcttgtccaatgctttgcctcccaaaggaggattgagacacggacttgtgttgggtacatcataagataaatggaaatggtagttgagccaagaatgagattcattcctcgattagaatttcgagagaacactcaaattctctatattacttgaccattaagtcattggccaatgcaaagatatattcaattaaagtaattgaatatgatcgaatgggtcatttaataaagatgagataaagtgattgagctatttggatgacacatgacaaatcttatgctcaatcgggtggttcgtgaatgaaaggatgttactataaactttgtgtaaaggcttgtttaccgaattcacgtaaacgtccgtcatatatcgagctacgctgccaacgcagtctaggagttttgtgcagacttcgattagatcgtcgtcgataatgagggcctaaagggtcacactataagtgtattttgatccgctcaaaggtacaaagttggaactgcgtattatatctaatgctagtccaagtgggagattgaaaggatatgggctagattagattaatatggattaaataattatagttgggctacaattataattagtctataagcccaacaatcatgaaccataatgactctttgtctatataatgattatttattctccattgtgggtgatgagaaatatcgtaacattagagagaaaatacgtaaagctttgtagagaattcctagctttctctatagagcgattgtaccgaggaattgttcctgcatcggatcagaatacacgtggacctcgatagtagtggattcaacttgcaggacacaatcgtagaagaaaacacaacaacaagtaagatttagttccgttgtgtattacgtgctcaacttgcaatatgattatgaatctagatctgttattcttgtctgcaatttccgctgcgctcattagatgaatacaagaattcctaacagatACTTGATGAGGTATACATTCTATGTTGTTAtttatatatactactatttgaATAGAATATATTTCCAGAAGGATCTTTTTGCTTGGATTTATTGTCGTCAATGTTCCCAAACTATAAAATCTGTAGGGCCACCTGATAAAAAATCCGAGTACCCAGAGGGCGAAATGTTTGCTTCAACTACCTTGTCGTCATCGTATCATTATCAGTGGAACACCACTCCAGAACAATCTCAAGGTAGCATGGTTTATTTTACGTCTTCATATAATTGAAATGcaatgtttattttcttttcatatgAGAAGCATCGGAAAACTATATACTTATGAAAACACTCTCTCCCTAGGAACTATGGGCTTTATTTAATTTCTCCTGTCCAGAGCTGCTAGGTGACAAAAAAGAGTAATTGTATTACCACCCCTAATTCCATTATTTTGTTGAATATATGTGGCATTTGTTAATCTCTTCTACcactactattttttattgttaGGTTCAAGGATAAATATGAGTACTTCATCAGTTGGGGAAATGAGAAAAATGCTTCTGATAGGGAAAAGCACATTGGTTCATCAGTTGCAAAGGTGATTTTAATATTGGTGGATTAAAAATGACTTGTTTGTGTAACTGTGTTTGTATATCGAACTGTAATTGTTAAAACGGTTTGCTTGTGCtgttcttctgccttcttcttacTGCACATGAGTACTAATTCCCTTTAGTTTTTCATTAGCTAGAGCCTAGAATATGTCAATGTGTTGGTGTAAGAATTTGCTGGAATGCTTGAATATTatgtatctatatatatatacacgaccaattcctttctcttactttaccaatgtgcattaaaactcgtgtcattttaaaagtttctatttttcaaggACAGAGgtactatatatatagagttgtgatatatgcaaaactagatAGGATTTTAGGAaagtaaatagtactccctccgtccctctgtagtagaagCGTTTCATTTTCAGCCCCCggtttggaaaaatgataataaataattaaagtagagaaaatgtaaaataagggaatgaataatatagagaagactcttaactatattattctctttattactttactttctctccactttaactatttattataatttttccaaaatgagtgctcaaaatgaaatgcctctactacagagggacggagggggtaACAATTTATTCTATAAAGGTATTTAATGAAACTAGATAGGCCCAGTGTATCACCAATTTCAACCGTAATTTCTAATTTGATGTGTAAAACTTTTGTTTGTTATGTGTATAAGCTAAGTTTACAGTTGAACCTAATGAGATTTTAGATGTATTGTTGTTTACTTGAAATAATTTCATTGTCATTTGTCACATCTCTTGGCATGTTTTGATGATAGAAACTGAGAGATTGCATTCAGCCGTATTTCTTGAGAAGAATGAAAAGTGAAGTTTTTCGTGATGATGCCTCACTTTCCAACAAGAATGAACTTATTGTATGGTTACGGTTGACACAATGCCAGGTAATATTCATAGTTGCAATAAAAATGGTTGTTTACTTTGGGAAAAGTTCACTAAAGAGTCCATACTCTTTATCTTCTTGAATTCAGCGCCAACTTTATGAAGCTTTCTTAAACAGTGAGATTGTTCTCTCCTTGTGACGGCTCACCTCTTGCTGCACTTACGGTAATATCCATCATGTGTTTTCAATTTCTGTTTAGATGAGTTTTCAATGGGCTttgacatactccctccgtcccaactaagatgaaacactttcctttttagtttgtcccaactaagatgacacatttctatttttggtaactttctttctccaattaatacacctaattacttttttctcactccaattaaatattcaactctctttctct
Encoded here:
- the LOC121755668 gene encoding protein CHROMATIN REMODELING 24-like, which codes for MAEGKKKPAMSLNQLHNRFLSASQARPKQRPVDHTSALPTGKPAHALDDAPRFDFGSPSPPPPPPTQGFDDFDSPSPTYASKPPESCKTTEEEESSFKRNSATSDSVGVDLNNIELESSKIPAEANAGEGKSLLSSVTDNSDFPREEKQKKVRMEGRRRLCKISENNEYTTNAGENAISAQEPNVEDIWDFDSPLPAKKTCESSGNEIMDILNDLSSKLEILSIEKKKIPKKVDIMDDFQGSLKIKLHDVTIKEGFHDYKADVSSHVPHSYSQDETAGTKGAGNFNNKYQKNKTSGADAVVESYVGKPSRNMDKYEKLINIEPAREHAKTGSTKEFQDYSYRNEDEDYVSFSKRPPYKMDKYERLINIEPARVHAKSRSTKEFQDYSYQNEDEDYVALSKRPPYKKPDGQTKFIEVSDEESDDRHYELQYVLQVIFLVNSVYNERHVKCIHLT